Proteins found in one Candidatus Nitrosopelagicus brevis genomic segment:
- a CDS encoding SgcJ/EcaC family oxidoreductase encodes MLETWVEKIKTNDPKQVASLYHADGLLLGTFSDIERKGYDLILEYFENLLKAKVDVEIVTQHKHETESLIANSGLYNFIVDGKTVNARFSFVFIKTDGDWKILSHHSSVLPESH; translated from the coding sequence ATGTTAGAAACATGGGTTGAAAAAATTAAAACTAACGATCCAAAACAAGTAGCATCATTATATCATGCTGATGGATTACTATTAGGAACATTTTCTGATATAGAAAGAAAAGGATATGATCTAATTTTGGAATACTTTGAAAATTTACTGAAAGCAAAAGTTGATGTTGAAATTGTTACACAACACAAGCATGAAACTGAATCTCTAATAGCAAATTCTGGTCTATACAATTTCATTGTAGATGGAAAAACTGTAAATGCAAGATTTTCATTCGTTTTCATAAAAACTGATGGCGACTGGAAAATTCTATCACATCATTCCTCAGTTCTACCTGAAAGTCACTAA
- a CDS encoding 6-pyruvoyl trahydropterin synthase family protein, whose translation MKTRLGCSFEIDFAHTLRGHPKCGKPHGHTSRIIVEVQGDVKKGGSYEENMVIEFDKMKKLCWETIEQLDHRNLNELFDFPTSENITEWIFDNLKDKVPLHSVKFFEGTNKYCEITSD comes from the coding sequence ATGAAAACACGATTAGGCTGTTCATTTGAGATTGATTTTGCTCATACACTAAGAGGTCATCCAAAATGTGGAAAACCTCATGGCCATACATCTAGAATAATTGTTGAAGTTCAAGGTGATGTAAAGAAAGGTGGGTCATATGAGGAAAACATGGTTATAGAATTTGATAAAATGAAAAAATTATGTTGGGAAACAATTGAACAATTAGATCATAGAAATCTAAATGAACTCTTTGATTTTCCAACATCCGAAAATATTACCGAATGGATTTTTGACAATCTAAAAGACAAAGTTCCATTACATTCTGTAAAATTCTTTGAAGGAACAAACAAGTATTGTGAAATTACATCTGACTAG
- a CDS encoding membrane protein, whose translation MLLWVAAAAIGILVTFILIFKYTKTGKNDVIGYSSKCKKCGEETNGLKCPKCESVKKDWR comes from the coding sequence CTATGGGTTGCTGCCGCAGCAATTGGCATTTTAGTCACTTTCATTTTAATTTTCAAATATACAAAAACTGGCAAAAATGATGTAATAGGATACTCATCAAAATGTAAAAAATGCGGTGAAGAGACTAACGGACTTAAATGTCCTAAATGTGAATCTGTTAAGAAGGACTGGCGATAA